The window TCTGCGCCTTATATAGTACTAACCCTACGTGTCACAGGAGTGTTTTATATACAACAAATACGATCTCAATCTAGCTCATTTCAACTCAATAAAACGAAGCTTACAAAAGTCCGGGAGGCGGCTTTAAGAGCGAGGTTCAGCAGAAATCACGTTGGTTTATGCGGGAGTGACTGAAAAGCTTACGAAACCGCTGCTCTTGCGATTGGCACAGAACGGTGACTATTCACGTTCCGGTGATCGCCCCTTTTCTTTCTCCTGCATGCGGCTCTGTCCGGCTAAGTGACGTACCAAGTCTACCGCAAGCTGCCGATCATCTCCTCGATCAGAACGCGCCAAGGCTTTCATGACCCCTTCATAGTTTTTCATTATCTCGCGCTGAACATGTGGTGCGTGGGTCTCTCGTCTGCTACGGTCCACGCGTATGGTTTGTGTCGCGCCCTCCACGAAATGCCGAACCTTCCACCGCTCTTGAGTTGTGCGATGAATACGGCTCGTAGTGGTGGCGTCGATCCCATGTTCCCGAAGCGCTTCAGCAAATCCTTCTCGCCAACGTTGGAGATCGAGCTTTCTTGGGTTTAGCCGTGTCCCATCAAGTCCTGCGGTTTTAACGGTGAGATGTACGTGCGGATGAGACGAAGGATGTGGGTCCGGGTCTGTCTCGAAAGTATGCAGCACCATGGCGTACTGATAATTGGCAAACTCACGTTTCGCAAATTCACGGGCGGCGCGTTGAACCGAGATTGGGTCGGTCAGCTTCGGCATGGACAAGATGATATGAAAGGCATCGCGCATCTCGGAATTCCCAGGGATTGGAAACCCTCCATGTTGCCATTCGCGCTTGAGATCTCCAACGGCCTCTTTACCCGTGATGATATGTCCGTCTTGATCTTCAATGTCTAGCTTCCCATCCCGAGAGATATAACTGAGATTATTTGAAATCCCGCGCAGGCCTTTCGTGGCTTTGGCGAGCTTGACCATGACCTGCGGGGCACATCGAACCATGTCACGAAGCTTTTGCCGCACGAAGCGCGCCCGCGCCTCTGGAGTGTGTAAGTGTCCACCTGTGCCCGCGTGTGATTGGCCCCCCCGGCCTGTCCTACCCTCATGTCCTCGTCGCACGGTCGACGCAGACACATTAAAGAGGCGACTACCCCATTCATCTAAGGTGGCATCTGTGCTATTGGCAAATTGGGGCATCATTGGATGTGCCATCGCTCCAGGTTGCCTCTCATCACACTCGACACGGTGGTCGTATGAGTTTCAATGCGCCTAGATAATTCGGTGATGAGTTCGACCCGAAAGGCACTCCTCTCATCCGGAGAGGTATTCAGCGCTTTGGCGAGTTGATTCAGGTTTCTCCCGATTGCCAATAGTTGCAGGTTGGAACGGGCGAGCACTTCCAATTCTGATTGGCCAAATTGTGGGTGTCCCACGAGTCGAGTCCGAATCAAGGCAATGATCCACTTGGCAACCGTAAACCCTTGCGCCTGTGCCATCCGTTTGAGAGTACCGTGCTCGGACTCGGTGAGTTTAATCTCTACCCGAACCATGGGCCTTTCAGGTCGATTTCTGACCACGGCTCGAGGGGATATGGATCCGGGGAGACCACCCTGAACGACCTTGGCCAGAACTTGTCGGAGCGCATGACTCGGCTGCGTCTTCTGCCTGGCACACCAGTCTAACCAGGGTTCTTTGAGCCCTCCTAAGTCGACGCTAATAGTATTCACTCGTTTAGTCATACTAGCTCCCCCCCGCCTCACCGGGCCAGGTGACCCTCTATATCCGGAACCAGCTGTTCGTCCACCGCTTCACCGGCACGCATACCCACGAATCCCTTCTGACGGGCAAACCACTCGGGAGCTGACGCACCCTTCCATTTTTGCAGAGCGGAGAAAAGACGATTTAAAAGCCCCCCTCCTCCACAGCCATTGCAGGCTCCTCCTTTGAGCTGCCCCTGCGAACGATAATGAAGCCTAGAAACAATGTAATACAATACCCGGCGAAAGCCATATCCTGCAACACCATAATTAATACCAACAACCGCCTCTGAAAAATTACGACTCAGCGAGACCAACCTGGAACCCTATGCCTTTGCGATGTGAGAATTGACTGGTTGTTACAACGTCGGAGGCTTGGCCCACACCCCCGCGGGGCCAGGTGGTGGTTCCTCGACTCTTCCCCCCCGCGCGCGCGCAGGAGACAAATGAACACAGGGTGTCGCAGCCCCCTAATGGTCGATGTGCGAAAGAGTTTCGCAAAGCCGCTCTCCGAAGCAAAGCTCTATGACGGCACAAAATAATCATGTCGGGGAGCAAGCGCGTTCAGGCTGGCATGCGGCGCACACACACCGAACCCATGCAGGTGATTCAGGGCCAGTAGGAAAAGAAAAGGTGCACTTCGAGGCACTCCCATCCTCGCGTATACCTGAGGTGATGACGCGTTTCATTCGTTGGTTCAACGACACCGCGCCAGGAGAGAAAAAACGAATCAGAAAAGCCGTGGTGCGGTCGGGTCGTCACGCATGTCTACTTTGAATCGATACACCCATTCGAAGATGGCAATGGCCGTATCGGCCGGGCGTGTTGATTGAGTTTGATCGCACTTTGTGCCCAAGCTTGTCCCTTTCAGTTCTTATCTCCCCATGATAACTGCCGCTTTCTGGCCTCCAATTTAAGCAGCGACAGCAGATACGCGCCCCGGTTCATCACCCGGTCGTCCTTGGCTCCACCTCGTTGCCCACACATCACGCGTTCCCGAACATCACCGATTAGTTTTCGAATTCGCGTTAAGGGAATATCTCGTGCGGCCTGAGTCCAAAAAGGTGTAAACCGTTTATCTTTAATGCCGACAAAATCCAACACCTCGGCCACCGTGGCCTTGATTCGACTCTCCTCCTCCTCGTGGAGCTTGGTTGCCGGAGCCCGAAACGGCAGCAATGGGTCACGAATTCCATCGGGTAATTGACTGGCCAAACCTAAATGGCGGCAGGCACGATCGGCTTCCCACCAGGCAGGTCCAGCCACCCACCGTACTTGAAGATCATTTTTGTCACCGTTCAAAGCGGTATATCCCCACCCATCCAAAAACCCAAGGCTCTGCAGCTCCTGATGTGCGGGATCGAGTTGCTCTCGAATTTTTGAGAGGCCTGATCGCGGCGTTAATTGCCAATTGCGTACGAGTTCCGCATAGCGAATTCTCGCTTCCCCTCCCCCATCCGGAAATAAGGCATGCAATGCTTGATGCAACAATTGAGAGATCGGGCGCGTGAGGCGGGTGAATAAGGCATGATCGACCACCCAGCAGTTACCCGAATTAAAACTTTCAACATACCAGTCGGCGAGACGAATGCGATGTACCTGCATATTCTGTGGACCGGCGTCCTCATCCAGGACTTGCGTGAGATTTTCGAAAATATGCACCAACTGCTCCTGACCTCGCCGACCGGGCTCTGTGATCTCCAGCCCCAGAGCCGTGGCGCCCAATCGAACAAAGAAGCGGCGTAATTCCCGATAGGCTGACCCGCATTTTTTCTTGCCTGCCGCCTCAATGATGTCCTTTGCCCGCAACACGACCGTCTGTTCCAAGGGGGCATCTTCTTTCTTCCGCTGTTGTTCTGTGAGAACTTGCTCCATGGCACGGAAGAATTCCAAATCCAACGTATTCGGGAGCCCATCTCCACCATAAACCGTTAAGCAATGTCGGTGAAGTTCATCCCCCACCTTCACCTCACTCACAATCGATTTCTTATGAGCCGTTCGAACTCCTTTGCTGGCCTTCACGCTCCAAATCTGATGGCGGTTAAGGATGCGCTCACTCTGGATAAAAGTCGGTTCAGGAATTATGACCGCGTCCACGGAGGAGGTTCCTCCGGTTGATTCTGTATTTGATCCCAAGGAGATGTGTTTACTCACGTAGTCCTCCGTTACGTATTAGTCTTTTCTTTCGTAATTCTTTACGTAAGTCCACATTTCCACGTCTTAGTCAGAGCCACGATCATCAATCAAATAGCGGACTTATGGGACAACACAGTTTCTTTTCACTCTCACGGTTCTTTTCACTCTCACAAGATTTCTTTTGAGTCTCACCAAATAACGGCCCATTGCTATCCTTTGCCTCTCACTAATTTCTTTTCACTCTCACGAAATCGTCCTTTGGCTCTCACTTGCCCTGTGGATAACCTAGCCCCTTGCGGGCCCCGTGGCCTTGTTGGGGAAAATGTTGCTGATCCGGGAGGTATCGTCAGGACCCGCACGGGCTAATCGCAGAGCAGGAAGAAAAGTTGAATCTCCGAACCGTAAACGTTCGAAACTTGTGAGAGTCAAAAGAAGAGCGGAACCGGTCAGTCCAGAGGCGAAAGCAACGTCAGGAGGAAGGATTTTGTTTTTGGGCTTGGGCCACATAATCTCGAGCTTGATCTAATGCCTCCATGACGATAGGAACATCATTGAGCCGATTCGGATGAAAGCGAATGACGAGAAAAAAGGCTCCGTTGTCTCCCTTGGGAGTAAAACGCACCGACTGGGCACCTTGATTGATGCGCGGCTGACGGAGGATCTCTTCACGGATTCGCTTGGCGGTCCATTGTTGCTCAACGGCGAGGCGAGCCACCCGTTCCAGTCGAATGGGATTGGATCGCAGGGGAAGGAGCTCCTGTACATGGGTGAATGAGAGCGGAGATCCAGGCCCTAAGGTCAGATCGAGAATCGCCTCTGGAAGTTCGAGAACGTGCAAGGCCCGAGATATACGTGTTTTGTCGCACCCTAGGGCTTGGGCAAGTTCATTCTGGCGGTAGTGGTGCTGATCGATGAGTTTTCGGTAGCCCTTCGCTTCCTCAAAGCCCGAGAGATTCTTCCGCAATAGGTTATCGAGCAGGGCCTCTGCGGCTGCGGAGTCTGTGGACGCCTGTCGCACAAGTGCGGGAATCGTCTGGAGTCCCAACGCTTGCGAGGCACGCCAGCGTCGTTCACCAGCGACGATTTCATAGCGATTCTTTCCTAGCGGTCTGACATGAATCGGGGTGCGTATCCCATGCACTCGGATGTTCTCCACGAGCTCTGGGTCCGGCTCCACGTTCATGCGGGGCTGGTCCGGACTGGGTTCCAGCTGATGGAGAGGTAGATTGTAGATTCGCTCAGCGGCCTGAGCACCCTCTCGGTCTTCGTCGAGGGCATGACGGTTCTCCAAGGAAGGCGTGGCGCTTGGCGTAGCGCGGATGTCTTCCCCTAATGTCTCCTTGAGTACTTCCTCGACCGCGGACTGATTCGACATGCCCAACCCGGCCAGGGCCTTTTTACCTTCAGCCAGCAGACGCTCCCGTTCTTTGGACATCTTCTGAGACATCAGTTGACCCCGACTTCTGATTCGCTAACAGGGGATTCCGAGCGCGGCGAGTCGTCACCCTCACCCTGTTTCGAGTGGTCAAGTGCGAGGCGCGCGATCACCTCCGCGGCCAAGCTGGCATAGTCTTCAGCTCCGGAAGCGCGCAACTCCTGCTGGAAGATGGTCTTGTTGACCATGATCGCTTTTCCGAATTCCGTATTTTCACGAATCGCAGTCTTAAAGACTTGCTCGCCAAACGTGTCTCGCATGGTTTTTACGATTGTCTTCGCCACGTTTGTACGCATGTCGCATCGAGTCAATAGATATCCCAGCAACTCGGTCTTGCGATCCGTCTTCACCACATTGACCTGTCCAATTTTTGTTTGCAGAGAGCGCAGCCCGTCCAGCGCGTACTTATCGCCGGCGCCGACCGGCACGATTACATGATGAGCCGCGTACAAGGCATTCGACATGAACGTCCCAAGGTTGGGGGGGCAATCGAGTAAGCAGATGAAGTAGCGACTCAAGAGCGCAGATTGCTTGAATGCCGCGTCGAGTCCCAGAAGGGCCCGAGGCGTATTTTGGATGTAACCCTCCTGCTCAAACAGGTCGATGTGTGAGGGGATGAGGTCAAGATTTTTGGTGGTTGTTTCAACAATGGCATCATCGAGCACGGCCGTGCCCCCCAAGACCTGTGCTAGCGTAATGGCACCCTTATATTCCCGCCGTTCGTGTGGAAACAGAGTTGCAGTCAGGTTGGCCTGGGGGTCGACATCAACCACAAGGACCCGTTTCTTACCCATTCGAGCGATACCAGCGGCAAGATTCGCAGCCGTAGTAGTCTTGCCAACACCACCTTTGTGGGACGAAATAGCGACTATTCTGGTCACTGTTAGCCCCCTAGTTATGATGAATTGTCATGCTTAATGATCCTCTTATCTGTGCTGACATATAATGTCAAGGACTTTTGTTGATGTATTGTGGATGGCCAAGGCAAGATCCCCTGCAAATGGGACTATTACAGCAGGTGGACTGGCTCAAGAGCGCGTCATTAATATCGTAGTTATGATGTATTTAGGCTGGAGGTACCACCAGGGGGAATAGAATCTGCCACGGAAGCTGGGCACCACATCAATGCACCCCATACTATATTATGAATCTTTGTCAATTGCGTTGACGCAACCCATTTGCCGTATTCCAGCTAATTAATGTGGAGAATGGTTTACTGTATTAATTAGAAAAGTAATAAACTATTACAGTTGCGTCAACGCAACTGGTTTCTAGGTCACAGGCAGAGATATCCTCAGTATGCGTATTTTCACAATCATCACATCAAGATTGTGTATAACGTTTTATCCCGCATGCCTTGATTGGTTGTTTCATTTATAATGTTTAATGACTTCGATCTTTAGGGGGTAGCAAACCAGTCTGGGTGATCGCGTTCGAGTTGATCCCGGTACGGAGAATGGGTCAGGTGGTACCACTTAATCAGTTTTTTGATGAGCTCATAATTCCAGGGAATGCCCAACGTTCGAAGCGAATCGCCAACCGCACTTTGTATTTGGCGCCGCTCTTCGCGCGTGAGGAGCACTTCAATCCGAGTACACTCCTTGAGCTCGCGTGCTGTGAGCTGATCGACATAGTAGGAAACCGCCGCAGGATGGGCTGTGGTAGGAGCAGCCGAAGAGGCCGCCAACCAACACACCTCATAGGCGGCGGCATTGATCGGAGTCGATTCGCGCACTTGCCGGATAAGCCCTTCCTCCATGAGCTGTGGTACATATTTTTTAATCGTCTCAAGTGCGAGCCCTGTCCAGGCACACATCTCAAGGCGTGAGGCTTCAATCAATTCTTTTCCATTGCCATGAGACCACCGTAGCAGCTGCAGATAGAGCAATGATTTGCCTGGCGGCATTTTTCGAAACGTCGAGTGATCGAGCACCTGTCGGAATCGTTCGAAGACCAGGGGATCAGTCACCGGTAGAGGAGACGTTGCTGAGTTTAGAGGTCCAATTCCATGAGGCATCTGCATCCCTCCAATTTGTCAGTGCGTATTCTCATGCGGTGTTTAGAACGTCTGAATTATTAAAGAAAGACAAAGAGTTACCTCTCATTCAGAGCGTTGACTCATGCCGGGATGGATTAGACGCCTAAATAAGACCCCTGTCAATGGGGTCTGCATCGCTTGAAGATCGATTAAGTGGTCATTAGTCGATGTTCAGTAGATATGGAGTTTGTAGTGTGATACAGATGACACCGCACGCCAGCGCGGGTTTTGAACGGTCGGAGGAAAACAGGTCTATGGGGTGTGAGCAGGACGACGAACCGCCGGCTGAGACGGCTGAGACGGCAGGGTCGGCAGACGGCGACCCCCGCGTGATCGACCAGGCGTTACAACCCTGGCTGCCGGCGACCCGACCCAAGGTCCAGCTCGAGACCCTCTCCATCCTCACATGGCCGACTGGGGTGGCGGTCGACAGCCCCGCGTTTGATCATTTTCTGGCCGCGGTGGTCTCGCCCTTCTGTGCCACCTATCCCGCGCGGAGTACCCAGCTCCTCTACCGCCGCAGTCTGACCTATTTTTTTCGCTGGTGGGGCCAGGCCCGCGCGAGGGAAGGCCAGCCGGACAGCTTCACCGAACAGTTGCTGCACGGCTACCGCGCCAGCCTCACCCTCCAACAGCGGGAGGGGACACACAAACGCTTGGAGGCGCGGACGATCAACGTCTACCTCGCCAGCTTACGCGCTTTCTGTCAGTGGCTGAAACGGACCGCACAGATCCCCTACAACCCGATGAGCGCAGTAAAGGGCATGAAAGTCGCCAAACGGTTCGTCCGGGACAGCCTGACCGAGCCCGAAGTCGAACGCCTGATCGCCACCTTCGATGTGACCGTCACCGACCCGGCCGCCCAAGAGCAGGTGTTGCGCGATTATGCCATGACGCTACTTTGGGTCAGTACCGGCACCCGCAGCATCGAACTCGCGCGGGCGCAGCGCCGGCATCTCAATCACCGGGATGGCCACCCCATCCTCTATCTCCACCGCAAAGGCAGCAGTAGTGCCGAACAGCCGGTGGTGCTGGCACCCTGGGTGCTCGATGCGCTCACCGCCTATTTCCGGATGCATGACCGCCGGCATCATGGTGGGGGCCCCACGGAACCGTTCCGTGGTCCGCTTCCCGAGCACCCCTTGTTTGCCTGGCTGCGGGGCCCGGGCAAGTATCATTCGAAGAGGCAGAATGTCGCCCAGACTCGAGGGTGCCGGCCCTTAGGAGTCGGTTCGATTCAGGCCATGATGCGCCACCATCTCGAGGAGGCGGGCCTCAGTCGGCTGATCAACCCGGATACCCAAAGCGTCCGTCCGATCTCCCCGCATTCGCTTCGACATACGGCCGCCACGCTCGCACTGAAACATGGTGCGACGATCAGACAGGTCCAGTCCATGCTGGGTCATGCCGACATCCAGACCACCATGATCTATCTGCACGAGAAGGACCGCATCCTGAACGCGGCCGAACACACCATCCCCGACTTTTCCGTCCCACTTCCCACCGTCTGTGACAGACGGGAGCACCACGAGTAGGACTCGGCGAAGAGCTACGATGACCGTGTTATCATCACGCCGCGAGGCCATTCGGAAACACCTCGGTCAGTTTATGCGTGGGCCCCGTTGACGTGACGAGATGAAGCACAAACCCGGCCACGGATCGTCAACCACGCGCGTGCAATGCCTGCAGCAAGACGTGCTCAGACACCTGGTCAAGATCGCCGGGCTAGAAGACATGACGATATGGCGCAGCAGAACCAAGGTGTGGCACCTGAGTGTGAAGCTGAAGCATCGTCCGCAGGTGTACTATCTCAGCACGCGCCGCACGCCGCACGTGCCCCGTCCCTTCAAGCGCTTCGATGCAGCGTTAGCCGCTGGCCAGCGGGTTAGTTCCACCCGTCAGTTCAAACTCGTCTTACTGTAAGCAATATCCGCCCTCTCCTGTAGGACGAGTCTGACACTGGCTACATTCTCAGGCTGACGCTTTTGATACCCCGTAAATGCATTCGGACAAATTCAAAGGCAGGGGCCTCATCCCGTACGGACAGGTCGAGATCAGGGCTCGCGCACAGCGTGTAAGTCACCCGACCGCTGACGTGTGCGTGAGCCAGAATGACACGTAATGCCAATCCTTGCCATCTCTCCCTATGTATGGCATTGTTGGAGGTAAGAGCAGGAGGTGCACCATGCAGAGCATGAATATTTCTCTCCCTGATCCCCTGAAGCAATTCGTGGATGGGCAGATCGCCCAAGGTCGCTACAGCAGCGCGAGCGAGTATGTGCGTGAGTTGATTCGAGCCGACGAAAAACGCAAAGCGGAAGACCTGCTGGAAGCGAAATTACTGGAAGGTCTGAACAGCGCCGAGAGCGTCCTGACGCCGGCGGACTGGAAGGACATTCGCAGCGAAGCCCTGGCGAAGCTGACGGCCCGAAAGACACCGCGCTGATGCCGACGGTGTATCAGCGTGCGGCAGCCAGGCGCGACCTGGTAGAGCAGTTCGTCTATCTGGCGGAAGTGGCGGGCCTGGACATGGCGCAGCGTTTTCTGACCAACGCTGAGGCCAGCTTCAACGATCTGGCCTGTCAGCCCATGCTCGGTGCCCCGCTGACGCTGCAACACCCCAGTCTCGCGGGCATCCGCAAGTGGCGCATTAAGGATTTCGACAACCAGCTGATTTTCTATCTGCCGCACCCTGACGGCGTGTCGATCGTGCGCGTGCTGCACGCGGCACGCGACTGGTGGAGCCTGTTAGGCATCGAAACCTAACCGTGCAGAGGGTCGCCTCGTGCTAGAAGAAGGATAACACCTGGAATGGTTCAAACTGCTGCGCGGCTTCATTACAAACGATGTTATCAAATGGAGGGATCCCAATGTGCGAGCGAGACGAAGGATTATGGCCATGGCGGCGGTCGGTGATGTAGCTTCATTATGAATAGAAGGCTCCTGAGAGCCTTTTTCGTGTGGCAGTATCGCCGAGGAACCCCTGGTCCTTGAGATTGGCGAACCAAGTCTCGGCGAAGGAGGCGAGCTCCTGCTTCAACCGTACATTGACGCGGGTCTTCTTACCATCTTCGTCATACCGGTACACCTCCTGTAGAACACCCATATAATCGTTCTGGAAAGATAGCGGCATTGCCATGGAGGCAAGAGGGGATAACGAGAGTTCAAAGACCAGTTCGGGATCGCGCATCAGGTTGCCATTCTGTTCGCGATCGTGGCAGAGAGACACCAGGCAGTGGCCGTCTGCGGATTTCCCAATGTGTTCGACGAATAGGGCAGAGAGCCGCTCACCGTGAGGCGGACGGCGGTCTCGCTGCCGAGCAGCTGAGTCAGGACTGTCGCGAAATGGTGATAGGTGTTCATCGTAGTGACTCCTTGAGGGAAGCCCCCGGCGCTGAGCGCCAGAGGCTCCCGATGGGAAGCAACGCTGTTTACCGTGCTTGCCCACGGACCCAGTCCTTGGCCATTTCTGCCACGGATGCCAGGGCATCCAGATCGTTGAGACCGTAGGAAGCCGAGGTTTTCCAGTTGCCTTCCACGTCCTTATAGGGACGGGAAAAGGTGACGGAGTAGAAAATGCCTCTTTCTCCGGTATTCTCCCAGACAGCGGCGTTGACGGCGCCGCACCTGAAAGCAGTCGCTGGTTTTGAGTGTGATGTAGCCATGTCGTTCCCCCTTTGAAAAATGTTGGTTGGCTCTCTCACAACGCTAGAGAGCCAAGCGGCATTTGAAAGAGGGGCGAGCCTGGAAGCCGGAGGGCGTACCGGCGCGGGATCCGCAGCGAACAGGACAGCGGCTCGTTGCTGGCGTGGGCGGTGCCTCGCGCCGGGGAAAAGCCCATAGGCGAGAGGGCGTCATGGTTACACAAAAAGCAAGGAAGTGGTAGGGGAGGAAGTCTTGCCGCCCTGTCAAAGGGATACTGGGCAGTTATGCCTGTCGGCGCTTTCCTTGTGAGGACCGGGGAAGGGCAAGTGCCTGGAATCTCGTGGGGAAACGGATAGCCATTGACATGTACGGCACTGTGCCGTACGCTTGAATCAGAAGCACAAGGAGGACATCATGCCGCCGACCGATCTAGAAACAGAAGAAAAGGCTCCCCGCGTGGAGCGACTTGAAGCGCGTGTCAGTAAGGCGCAGAAGAATCTGTTTTTGCGAGCTGCGACAGTGCAGGGCCGATCGCTGACGGATTTTTTGATTGCGAGCGTGCAGGAAGCTGCGGAGAGAGCCTTGCGCGCGCATGATGTGCTGACGCTGAGCGAACGTGACCGGAGAATCTTTGTAGAGACTCTTGTGAAGCCCGCCGCGCCCAGCAAGACGCTTCGTCAGGCTGCGACACGCTACAAGGAGAGGACGAGGATCTAGTTGCTTGGGAAAAAGAGGGATACCCCCTACCGCGTTGAGGCGCTCGGCAAGCAGCATGACAAGGAAGGGTTTACCTGCGGCAGCGGGCCGCTGGATCACTACCTTGAGGTACAGGCGGGGCAGGACACGCGAAAGCGCGTGGCCGCGACTTTTGTACTGTGCGAGGGGGAAAGTAACAGGGTGATTGGGTTCTACACCCTTTCGGCTATCAGCGTGGACATTGGCGCGTGGCCGGAGAGTGTGGCGAAGAAACTCCCTCGGTATCCGGTCATCCCGGCCACACTCCTCGGGCGCTTGGCCATCGACAAGCAGCGTCAGGGGCGAGGGGCCGGAGAACATCTTCTCATGGACGCCCTGCATCGCAGCTGGCGCACTGCACGGGAGGTCGCGTCGGTGGCAGTGGTAGTCGATGCGAAAGACCGTCGGGCCGCTGAGTTTTACACACAGTATGATTTCACGCCGCTGGTAGACCCGCCGATCAGGCTCTTTTTGCCCATGAGCGTGATCGAAAAATTGTTTTCTTGAAGAAGGCGAACGCGTAAACCAGCCGTTACTTGTTGTATGTAGTGCCTGTTCAAACCTCCGCTAGGGGTGTAGGGGATGTCGCACACACAACCAGTCGAGGACAGCGTGAACGCGCGCCGATGAGAAGGGGAGGAAAGACAGCTCAGGTGAGCCGCTCCCGAATAACGGTATCGCTGAGGAATCCCTGATCCTTGAGATTTTTAAACCATGTCCGGGCGAAGGATTTCAGATCCTGTTTCAAGCGCGCATTAACGTGGGTTTTCTTGCCTGAATCGTCATAGCGGTAAACCTCCTGCATCGTTCCCATGTAATCGTTCCGGAAGGAAAGAGGCTCTGCGGCAAGAGCATCCGGCCATTGGCGCAATTCAAAGACCATATCCGGGTCGCGCATGAGGTCGCCGTTCTGCGCACCATAGTGGCAGATAGAAACGAGGCGATGGCCGTCTGTGGATTTGCCGATATCCTCAACGGACAAGGGCATGTAGCCGTTCACGGTAAGACGGATAGCGGTATCGTTGCCGAGCAACTGCGTGAGGACTGTTGCGAAGTGTTGATATGTTTTCATGATGTTCTCCTTATTTGTTTTTCATGATGAAAAGCCTGGCTTGAAAAGCGACATCAGCCAAAGCCTCAAGGTCGCCGGCATGGAAAGACGTGGTGTGTCTCCAGCTGTCCTCAACGCCTTTGTACGAGCGTGAGAATGTGACGCTGTAAAACATTGCCTCCCGGCTGGCGTTCTCCCAGACGGCGGCCTGAATGGTTCCCTTGCGGAAAGTCTGAGCGGGTTTCTTGGTGTCTGTTTCTGTAGCCATGTGGTTCCTCCGTTGAAAAAATGTGATTGGCTCTCTCGCAAAGCGCCGGAGAGCCAAGGCAACATTTTTAAGGAGGAATAGCCCGGAGCCGGAGGGCGTACCCGAAGCGCGGGAGCGGCGAACATGACAGCATTCTTAGGCTGGCGTGGGCGGTGCAGCGCGTAGGGAGAAAAGCCCACAGGCCGGAGGGCGGCGGTGGCTATAGAAAGCGGGGAAGCGGAAATCTGGCTCGCATGTCAGGGGGGACACGGGGCAGGGATGCCTGACGGCGTTTTCCTTAACGGGAAAGAGGCGGCCGCATGGAATCAGTTGATGAGTGACGCGCTACACGCTACAGTGGAAGATGATAGTGAGTTTCAGGCACCGGGGGCTTAAAAGGTTTTTCGAGGAGGAAGATGCCCGGAAGCTGGCACCGGATATGGTG is drawn from Nitrospira sp. and contains these coding sequences:
- a CDS encoding ParB/RepB/Spo0J family partition protein gives rise to the protein MSQKMSKERERLLAEGKKALAGLGMSNQSAVEEVLKETLGEDIRATPSATPSLENRHALDEDREGAQAAERIYNLPLHQLEPSPDQPRMNVEPDPELVENIRVHGIRTPIHVRPLGKNRYEIVAGERRWRASQALGLQTIPALVRQASTDSAAAEALLDNLLRKNLSGFEEAKGYRKLIDQHHYRQNELAQALGCDKTRISRALHVLELPEAILDLTLGPGSPLSFTHVQELLPLRSNPIRLERVARLAVEQQWTAKRIREEILRQPRINQGAQSVRFTPKGDNGAFFLVIRFHPNRLNDVPIVMEALDQARDYVAQAQKQNPSS
- a CDS encoding DUF1778 domain-containing protein, which encodes MPPTDLETEEKAPRVERLEARVSKAQKNLFLRAATVQGRSLTDFLIASVQEAAERALRAHDVLTLSERDRRIFVETLVKPAAPSKTLRQAATRYKERTRI
- a CDS encoding type II toxin-antitoxin system ParD family antitoxin; this encodes MQSMNISLPDPLKQFVDGQIAQGRYSSASEYVRELIRADEKRKAEDLLEAKLLEGLNSAESVLTPADWKDIRSEALAKLTARKTPR
- a CDS encoding replication initiator protein A; this translates as MDAVIIPEPTFIQSERILNRHQIWSVKASKGVRTAHKKSIVSEVKVGDELHRHCLTVYGGDGLPNTLDLEFFRAMEQVLTEQQRKKEDAPLEQTVVLRAKDIIEAAGKKKCGSAYRELRRFFVRLGATALGLEITEPGRRGQEQLVHIFENLTQVLDEDAGPQNMQVHRIRLADWYVESFNSGNCWVVDHALFTRLTRPISQLLHQALHALFPDGGGEARIRYAELVRNWQLTPRSGLSKIREQLDPAHQELQSLGFLDGWGYTALNGDKNDLQVRWVAGPAWWEADRACRHLGLASQLPDGIRDPLLPFRAPATKLHEEEESRIKATVAEVLDFVGIKDKRFTPFWTQAARDIPLTRIRKLIGDVRERVMCGQRGGAKDDRVMNRGAYLLSLLKLEARKRQLSWGDKN
- a CDS encoding type II toxin-antitoxin system RelE/ParE family toxin — its product is MPTVYQRAAARRDLVEQFVYLAEVAGLDMAQRFLTNAEASFNDLACQPMLGAPLTLQHPSLAGIRKWRIKDFDNQLIFYLPHPDGVSIVRVLHAARDWWSLLGIET
- a CDS encoding relaxase/mobilization nuclease domain-containing protein gives rise to the protein MVKLAKATKGLRGISNNLSYISRDGKLDIEDQDGHIITGKEAVGDLKREWQHGGFPIPGNSEMRDAFHIILSMPKLTDPISVQRAAREFAKREFANYQYAMVLHTFETDPDPHPSSHPHVHLTVKTAGLDGTRLNPRKLDLQRWREGFAEALREHGIDATTTSRIHRTTQERWKVRHFVEGATQTIRVDRSRRETHAPHVQREIMKNYEGVMKALARSDRGDDRQLAVDLVRHLAGQSRMQEKEKGRSPERE
- a CDS encoding ParA family protein — its product is MTRIVAISSHKGGVGKTTTAANLAAGIARMGKKRVLVVDVDPQANLTATLFPHERREYKGAITLAQVLGGTAVLDDAIVETTTKNLDLIPSHIDLFEQEGYIQNTPRALLGLDAAFKQSALLSRYFICLLDCPPNLGTFMSNALYAAHHVIVPVGAGDKYALDGLRSLQTKIGQVNVVKTDRKTELLGYLLTRCDMRTNVAKTIVKTMRDTFGEQVFKTAIRENTEFGKAIMVNKTIFQQELRASGAEDYASLAAEVIARLALDHSKQGEGDDSPRSESPVSESEVGVN
- a CDS encoding tyrosine-type recombinase/integrase, with the protein product MTPHASAGFERSEENRSMGCEQDDEPPAETAETAGSADGDPRVIDQALQPWLPATRPKVQLETLSILTWPTGVAVDSPAFDHFLAAVVSPFCATYPARSTQLLYRRSLTYFFRWWGQARAREGQPDSFTEQLLHGYRASLTLQQREGTHKRLEARTINVYLASLRAFCQWLKRTAQIPYNPMSAVKGMKVAKRFVRDSLTEPEVERLIATFDVTVTDPAAQEQVLRDYAMTLLWVSTGTRSIELARAQRRHLNHRDGHPILYLHRKGSSSAEQPVVLAPWVLDALTAYFRMHDRRHHGGGPTEPFRGPLPEHPLFAWLRGPGKYHSKRQNVAQTRGCRPLGVGSIQAMMRHHLEEAGLSRLINPDTQSVRPISPHSLRHTAATLALKHGATIRQVQSMLGHADIQTTMIYLHEKDRILNAAEHTIPDFSVPLPTVCDRREHHE